In the genome of Candidatus Poribacteria bacterium, the window TCTGCCACTGCCCGATCTCCATTAACCTGTAAATTCGAGATAGAAACCTGGATGTCAGCATACATCGTGTTAAGTCTCTTCATCTTGGAGCGGAGTTGTCCTTTTGTAAGATAAACCGAAGTTTCCCTTCCGTCCCTGACGCTCACGCGAGTAATTTGTGCTTCATCCGAATAGATAGACATATAGGTACTCAGGTCCTTTTCTTCCCATGCTGCTTGCCATTTCCCTAACACTTGTCTCACTTTGAGGTGTGTATCCAATGGTGCGTTTCCATCGAAAGTGCCCCCGGATTCCTCTCCAGAAACAGTGTCAACCGCCGGGACATCCGGCGCGAGTGCGATCGCATCAGATACCACATTGATTTGATCGTTCATGATTTTCCATTTTCGTCTGAAAAACCCTTTTTTCTCAATTGTGAGTGTGCGGGTATGGCTCTCAATGACATCACCGCCATTTTGCAAGGTTACCTGAATGTTGTCAACGATGTGACGGTTCTTGGGACGTGGAACAGCAGTATAGGTGGCTCCAGCGAGATCGACAATATGGGTTTGCGACATCAGGTCCTTGGCACGGGCAAAACTTGAAGCGCGTTTTTTCCGAGAGGATTTATCCCATAAGTCAGTATACGCCTTTAAATTCTGAACCTCTAAGGCAGTCTTCCAAGCCATCACGAGCGGGACCACCGGACTATTAGGTTGTTCTGTAATCTCGGGTTTTTGCGTAGGACCAGGCGTTGACACAATAGGCGCGAATTCACTGCCGACGGCCTCCTCCTGAACTATTTTCCACCGCTGTTGAATAATACCTTTCTTTTCAATAACGAGATTCCGCAACTGCTGCTGCGCTTCGCCCGGATAATAAGCCGTGAGAGGAATCCCTTCAATCCGGAAACGGTTCGTATACCGAGGTACTCGATACGGTTGACTGGCACCGCCGAGGTCAACTTCAAAACTTACGTTATCCCTCAGGAGCCTCACAGTACTCTGATACCCCGTATCGGGGCGTTGACGCGCACTTTTCACCCAGAGGGTTTCATACTTTTGCGGGTCGCCAGATTCGAGTGCACTTTTCCATTTCACCAAAAAGGCTGTAGGGGTCTCACTGGAACTCATGAAGATCACAAGAAAGAGAACAAAAGTGATGACGATTGCTGTAATCGCACCACCCCACAGCAGGTTCCGGGGTATAGTGAATTTCTTTTGGTTGTTTTGCTGGTTCTGTGCGTCGTTCACAATTTAACCTCCGCTTCTACAGACATTTTGCTCCGCTGGAGCAAGGAGGGGCATTGTATTTTCTGCCGTGAGACAGAACCTACATACATTTTACACTGCTGGGTATTTTCTGTCGTGAGATAGAATTTGTCTGCAGTCTGTAGCCCAAGTGTCCATAATTAAATAATTAAAAATTTGGTACATTCTCATAAACTTGCCAGATTTCGTGATGAATTCTCCAGTCGTTGCCAACCTGATGCATCCAGACTTCGCGAATCCAAATATTGTAGAGTTCCGTAGCGTTTTCGTCTGCTGCTGGCGTCGACAACCGCGTCAGTCGATGGATACCGATAACACTTTCTCCCTCGACCTCGGTATCAGCCTTCGCTTTGTTCCACGCGTGGGTACTCATCTGGTGAAGATCTGCTTCGAGTTGCTGGAGATCGATTTTACTTCGATGTTCTTTACTCTCGCGAATCACGACTTTGTCGGCAATAATATTAGGTTCATAGTAGGCAAGATGTCCATTAAGGTTGTTTGCATGCCATGCACGCTCCCAATTACGAAGTGCCATCTTACCAGTTGTAATCTGTTCTGAAGAGAGGGAAATTCGGCCCGTCTTCGCGGGATGAAGCTGAGGCTGACTGGCAACATACGCCCGCGCCTCTTGTGCTTTCTGTTTGAGATATTCCGTATGCTTTGCTCCCGCGTTTTGCTGGCTGGCTTCTGCGAGTTTTTCGGTATAGATTTGCGCCTGTTCGCGGAGTTGTCTCTTAAGGGAATCTATCTCAGCGATAACTGTCCGTTTCTGATACCCTTCCTCCTTCACCATTCTGTCAGCAACTTCAAGTTTTCTGCGGAGTTCTGCAACCTCCCTACCGTAATTGCGAATCTCGGTTTCCGCCCTGCGAGCACGTCCCTGAATCTCCCCTAAAGTTTCAGAGAGTTGTGCCACTTGTTCCCCGTATGCTGCCCGTGTATCGCCGAGCTCACGATTCTCTTTCTGGAGGTCGCGAACGGTCTGTTTCAATTGCTTCTCAGCACTCTGAATGTCTTGCATTTGGGATTGAAGCCCTGTAAGTTCTTCCTTTTTTCTGTTAACAGCCTCGCGGAGTGTCTCTACCTCCGCCTCACTCTGAAGTATAGATGCATTCAATTCCGAGTTTTTAGTGATATTAACGGAATTCATTCGAGCAAGTGTGGCATCAGCTATCGCTTGATACGCGAGGCGGAGCGCATCGTTACCGTTTTTCTCATCGAGTGCCGTTTTCGCTGCCTCAAGATTAGCTTCCGCGGATTGAAATAAATCAGAAGCGAGTGTGGGTGCGTCAGCCTCCAGTGCCGCTGCAATAGCCATCTCAGCGTCCGCTATTACGGTATCAACTGTTGACGTTTCTATTTTTCCAAGTTTTCCGCCACATCCTACTAAACCCAACAAAACGAGGAACATCCCAATGAATAAAATCCGACTGGGTGCGACGTTCCTTCTCCGTGCTAAAGCGATGAACCGTTTCATTTTGTAACTCCTTTTACTTATTTTTTTACGTAGATGGTTCAATTGCCATTTTCCTTTTGATTACATAGCATCGCTGTAATACCG includes:
- a CDS encoding DUF4398 domain-containing protein, with the protein product MKRFIALARRRNVAPSRILFIGMFLVLLGLVGCGGKLGKIETSTVDTVIADAEMAIAAALEADAPTLASDLFQSAEANLEAAKTALDEKNGNDALRLAYQAIADATLARMNSVNITKNSELNASILQSEAEVETLREAVNRKKEELTGLQSQMQDIQSAEKQLKQTVRDLQKENRELGDTRAAYGEQVAQLSETLGEIQGRARRAETEIRNYGREVAELRRKLEVADRMVKEEGYQKRTVIAEIDSLKRQLREQAQIYTEKLAEASQQNAGAKHTEYLKQKAQEARAYVASQPQLHPAKTGRISLSSEQITTGKMALRNWERAWHANNLNGHLAYYEPNIIADKVVIRESKEHRSKIDLQQLEADLHQMSTHAWNKAKADTEVEGESVIGIHRLTRLSTPAADENATELYNIWIREVWMHQVGNDWRIHHEIWQVYENVPNF